The following coding sequences are from one Eptesicus fuscus isolate TK198812 chromosome 7, DD_ASM_mEF_20220401, whole genome shotgun sequence window:
- the KCTD17 gene encoding BTB/POZ domain-containing protein KCTD17 isoform X5: MQKPLPEMRMEAGEAAPPAGAGGRAAGGWSKWVRLNVGGTVFLTTRQTLCREQKSFLSRLCQGEELQSDRDETGAYLIDRDPTYFGPILNFLRHGKLVLDKDMAEEGVLEEAEFYNIGPLIRIIKDRMEEKDYPVTQVPPKHVYRVLQCQEEELTQMVSTMSDGWRFEQLVNIGSSYNYSGEDQAEFLCVVSKELHSSPHGLSSESSRKAKLLQARGTRM; the protein is encoded by the exons ATGCAGAAGCCGCTGCCAGAAATGAGGATGGAGGCCGGGGAGGCAGCGCcgccggcgggggcgggcggcCGCGCTGCGGGCGGCTGGAGCAAGTGGGTGCGGCTCAACGTGGGGGGCACCGTGTTCCTGACCACCCGGCAGACGCTGTGCCGGGAGCAGAAGTCCTTCCTCAGCCGCCTGTGCCAGGGGGAAGAGCTGCAGTCTGACCGG GATGAGACCGGGGCCTACCTCATTGACCGTGACCCCACCTACTTCGGGCCCATCCTGAACTTCCTCCGGCATGGCAAGCTGGTGCTGGACAAGGACATGGCTGAGGAGG GGGTCCTGGAGGAAGCCGAGTTCTACAACATCGGCCCGCTGATTCGCATCATCAAGGACCGGATGGAGGAGAAGGACTACCCTGTCACACAg GTCCCGCCCAAGCACGTGTACCGCGTGCTGCAGTGCCAGGAGGAGGAGCTCACGCAGATGGTCTCCACCATGTCTGATGGCTGGCGCTTTGAGCAG CTGGTGAACATCGGCTCCTCCTACAACTACAGCGGGGAGGACCAGGCGGAGTTCCTGTGCGTGGTGTCCAAGGAGCTCCACAGCTCCCCCCACGGGCTGAGCTCCGAGTCCAGCCGCAAAGCCAAG CTGTTACAAGCCAGAGGCACCCGGATGTGA
- the KCTD17 gene encoding BTB/POZ domain-containing protein KCTD17 isoform X2, with translation MQKPLPEMRMEAGEAAPPAGAGGRAAGGWSKWVRLNVGGTVFLTTRQTLCREQKSFLSRLCQGEELQSDRDETGAYLIDRDPTYFGPILNFLRHGKLVLDKDMAEEGVLEEAEFYNIGPLIRIIKDRMEEKDYPVTQVPPKHVYRVLQCQEEELTQMVSTMSDGWRFEQLVNIGSSYNYSGEDQAEFLCVVSKELHSSPHGLSSESSRKAKSAEEQLEEEQQEEEEVEVEQVQVEADTQEKAVTSQRHPDVRPQITSRHLGFRSEVLYFCTTGWAPSSRWRKCSSHCHLCLHLWGCDLPLPPRWALAPLGRAACLWPTCGAVQLCLPGPYVPSPETPSCMADTVPPGPVTSPP, from the exons ATGCAGAAGCCGCTGCCAGAAATGAGGATGGAGGCCGGGGAGGCAGCGCcgccggcgggggcgggcggcCGCGCTGCGGGCGGCTGGAGCAAGTGGGTGCGGCTCAACGTGGGGGGCACCGTGTTCCTGACCACCCGGCAGACGCTGTGCCGGGAGCAGAAGTCCTTCCTCAGCCGCCTGTGCCAGGGGGAAGAGCTGCAGTCTGACCGG GATGAGACCGGGGCCTACCTCATTGACCGTGACCCCACCTACTTCGGGCCCATCCTGAACTTCCTCCGGCATGGCAAGCTGGTGCTGGACAAGGACATGGCTGAGGAGG GGGTCCTGGAGGAAGCCGAGTTCTACAACATCGGCCCGCTGATTCGCATCATCAAGGACCGGATGGAGGAGAAGGACTACCCTGTCACACAg GTCCCGCCCAAGCACGTGTACCGCGTGCTGCAGTGCCAGGAGGAGGAGCTCACGCAGATGGTCTCCACCATGTCTGATGGCTGGCGCTTTGAGCAG CTGGTGAACATCGGCTCCTCCTACAACTACAGCGGGGAGGACCAGGCGGAGTTCCTGTGCGTGGTGTCCAAGGAGCTCCACAGCTCCCCCCACGGGCTGAGCTCCGAGTCCAGCCGCAAAGCCAAG AGCGCGgaggagcagctggaggaggagcagcaggaggaggaggaggtggaggtggaacaGGTGCAGGTGGAGGCAGATACACAGGAGAAAG CTGTTACAAGCCAGAGGCACCCGGATGTGAGGCCCCAGATCACCTCCAGGCACTTGGGGTTCCGATCTGAAGTCCTTTATTTTTGTACCACGGGGTGGGCCCCCAGTTCAAGGTGGAGGAAGTGCTCTTCCCACTGCCACCTCTGCCTACACCTGTGGGGCTGTGACCTACCCCTGCCTCCCCGGTGGGCCCTGGCACCCCTGGGCAGAGCCGCCTGCCTGTGGCCAACGTGTGGCGCTGTCCAGCTGTGTCTCCCAGGCCCCTACGTCCCTTCCCCCGAGACCCCCAGCTGCATGGCGGATACAGTCCCTCCTGGCCCGGTCACGTCACCTCCTTGA
- the KCTD17 gene encoding BTB/POZ domain-containing protein KCTD17 isoform X1, whose product MQKPLPEMRMEAGEAAPPAGAGGRAAGGWSKWVRLNVGGTVFLTTRQTLCREQKSFLSRLCQGEELQSDRDETGAYLIDRDPTYFGPILNFLRHGKLVLDKDMAEEGVLEEAEFYNIGPLIRIIKDRMEEKDYPVTQVPPKHVYRVLQCQEEELTQMVSTMSDGWRFEQLVNIGSSYNYSGEDQAEFLCVVSKELHSSPHGLSSESSRKAKSAEEQLEEEQQEEEEVEVEQVQVEADTQEKAQSSQDLANLFSLPPPPPPPQLPAGGPASSSSTSSSSWISAPCLFPLCPCPGFLSACSRLHPGATLVPASRALHPGAPALHLRASCLPPPASLLAAPTSWPGGEGCSCTSSGPADTTGHL is encoded by the exons ATGCAGAAGCCGCTGCCAGAAATGAGGATGGAGGCCGGGGAGGCAGCGCcgccggcgggggcgggcggcCGCGCTGCGGGCGGCTGGAGCAAGTGGGTGCGGCTCAACGTGGGGGGCACCGTGTTCCTGACCACCCGGCAGACGCTGTGCCGGGAGCAGAAGTCCTTCCTCAGCCGCCTGTGCCAGGGGGAAGAGCTGCAGTCTGACCGG GATGAGACCGGGGCCTACCTCATTGACCGTGACCCCACCTACTTCGGGCCCATCCTGAACTTCCTCCGGCATGGCAAGCTGGTGCTGGACAAGGACATGGCTGAGGAGG GGGTCCTGGAGGAAGCCGAGTTCTACAACATCGGCCCGCTGATTCGCATCATCAAGGACCGGATGGAGGAGAAGGACTACCCTGTCACACAg GTCCCGCCCAAGCACGTGTACCGCGTGCTGCAGTGCCAGGAGGAGGAGCTCACGCAGATGGTCTCCACCATGTCTGATGGCTGGCGCTTTGAGCAG CTGGTGAACATCGGCTCCTCCTACAACTACAGCGGGGAGGACCAGGCGGAGTTCCTGTGCGTGGTGTCCAAGGAGCTCCACAGCTCCCCCCACGGGCTGAGCTCCGAGTCCAGCCGCAAAGCCAAG AGCGCGgaggagcagctggaggaggagcagcaggaggaggaggaggtggaggtggaacaGGTGCAGGTGGAGGCAGATACACAGGAGAAAG CCCAGTCATCTCAGGATCTCGCTAaccttttctccctcccaccaccgcctcctcctcctcagcttccCGCTGGAGGTCCTGCCTCATCTTCAtccacctcttcttcctcctggatCTCTGCACcctgcctcttccctctctgcccctgTCCGGGTTTCCTCTCTGCCTGCTCACGCCTCCATCCCGGGGCCACCCTGGTCCCAGCCTCCCGCGCCCTCCACCCAGGCGCCCCAGCCTTGCATCTCAGAGCGTCCTGCCTGCcgcctcctgcatccctcctggCAGCTCCTACCTcctggcctgggggggaggggtgcagctgCACCTCCTCTGGGCCTGCCGACACCACTGGGCACCTCTGA
- the KCTD17 gene encoding BTB/POZ domain-containing protein KCTD17 isoform X4: MEEKDYPVTQVPPKHVYRVLQCQEEELTQMVSTMSDGWRFEQLVNIGSSYNYSGEDQAEFLCVVSKELHSSPHGLSSESSRKAKSAEEQLEEEQQEEEEVEVEQVQVEADTQEKAQSSQDLANLFSLPPPPPPPQLPAGGPASSSSTSSSSWISAPCLFPLCPCPGFLSACSRLHPGATLVPASRALHPGAPALHLRASCLPPPASLLAAPTSWPGGEGCSCTSSGPADTTGHL; the protein is encoded by the exons ATGGAGGAGAAGGACTACCCTGTCACACAg GTCCCGCCCAAGCACGTGTACCGCGTGCTGCAGTGCCAGGAGGAGGAGCTCACGCAGATGGTCTCCACCATGTCTGATGGCTGGCGCTTTGAGCAG CTGGTGAACATCGGCTCCTCCTACAACTACAGCGGGGAGGACCAGGCGGAGTTCCTGTGCGTGGTGTCCAAGGAGCTCCACAGCTCCCCCCACGGGCTGAGCTCCGAGTCCAGCCGCAAAGCCAAG AGCGCGgaggagcagctggaggaggagcagcaggaggaggaggaggtggaggtggaacaGGTGCAGGTGGAGGCAGATACACAGGAGAAAG CCCAGTCATCTCAGGATCTCGCTAaccttttctccctcccaccaccgcctcctcctcctcagcttccCGCTGGAGGTCCTGCCTCATCTTCAtccacctcttcttcctcctggatCTCTGCACcctgcctcttccctctctgcccctgTCCGGGTTTCCTCTCTGCCTGCTCACGCCTCCATCCCGGGGCCACCCTGGTCCCAGCCTCCCGCGCCCTCCACCCAGGCGCCCCAGCCTTGCATCTCAGAGCGTCCTGCCTGCcgcctcctgcatccctcctggCAGCTCCTACCTcctggcctgggggggaggggtgcagctgCACCTCCTCTGGGCCTGCCGACACCACTGGGCACCTCTGA
- the KCTD17 gene encoding BTB/POZ domain-containing protein KCTD17 isoform X3, with amino-acid sequence MQKPLPEMRMEAGEAAPPAGAGGRAAGGWSKWVRLNVGGTVFLTTRQTLCREQKSFLSRLCQGEELQSDRDETGAYLIDRDPTYFGPILNFLRHGKLVLDKDMAEEGVLEEAEFYNIGPLIRIIKDRMEEKDYPVTQVPPKHVYRVLQCQEEELTQMVSTMSDGWRFEQLVNIGSSYNYSGEDQAEFLCVVSKELHSSPHGLSSESSRKAKSAEEQLEEEQQEEEEVEVEQVQVEADTQEKGSRLHPSDLRLRVQGGP; translated from the exons ATGCAGAAGCCGCTGCCAGAAATGAGGATGGAGGCCGGGGAGGCAGCGCcgccggcgggggcgggcggcCGCGCTGCGGGCGGCTGGAGCAAGTGGGTGCGGCTCAACGTGGGGGGCACCGTGTTCCTGACCACCCGGCAGACGCTGTGCCGGGAGCAGAAGTCCTTCCTCAGCCGCCTGTGCCAGGGGGAAGAGCTGCAGTCTGACCGG GATGAGACCGGGGCCTACCTCATTGACCGTGACCCCACCTACTTCGGGCCCATCCTGAACTTCCTCCGGCATGGCAAGCTGGTGCTGGACAAGGACATGGCTGAGGAGG GGGTCCTGGAGGAAGCCGAGTTCTACAACATCGGCCCGCTGATTCGCATCATCAAGGACCGGATGGAGGAGAAGGACTACCCTGTCACACAg GTCCCGCCCAAGCACGTGTACCGCGTGCTGCAGTGCCAGGAGGAGGAGCTCACGCAGATGGTCTCCACCATGTCTGATGGCTGGCGCTTTGAGCAG CTGGTGAACATCGGCTCCTCCTACAACTACAGCGGGGAGGACCAGGCGGAGTTCCTGTGCGTGGTGTCCAAGGAGCTCCACAGCTCCCCCCACGGGCTGAGCTCCGAGTCCAGCCGCAAAGCCAAG AGCGCGgaggagcagctggaggaggagcagcaggaggaggaggaggtggaggtggaacaGGTGCAGGTGGAGGCAGATACACAGGAGAAAG GTTCCCGTCTGCACCCctcagacctgaggctgcgcgTGCAGGGAGGGCCTTAG